The Acetobacteroides hydrogenigenes genome contains the following window.
AGGCTGCTGGCCTCGCCAAGGCTATACGAAAGCGTTAGGTACGGAATCAGATTGGTTAGGTCGCTGCTAAAGCTGGTCGACTTAATGCCCTGCTTCGAATCGGCATCGGTATAAGCTCCTTCTACCCTAAAGCCTGTTTTAAAGGACATCTTTTTAATCTTATACAGGTAGCCCACATAGCCCGCTACAATGTTCTGGGTGTAGTCGAGTTTTCCGTAGCGAGTCGCATCTTCGACCCAAGCACCGTTAACATCGTTGTAGTTGAAGGTTTCGCTAGGGTTGGTTCGGAGGATGTACTTCGCTCCCACCTCGAGCTGGTGCTTTGAGGTAAACGGATTAACGAAATCGATCTGAAAGGTATTCTCGTACGAAGCCGCATCATTCTCGGAAAAGCGCTTTTGATCTTGATAGTTGACAATACCGTCAGTTTCGTAGCGATTATCGGTGCCCATTGGGTTGTACTCGAGCTTATAGGATACGGTAAAAAGCTTATCGGGCTTCTTAAAGGAGCGCTGGTAGTCTAAGTTTCCGGAGATAGCGCCAAACGATCGCTCGTAGTCGGTTATTTGGCCATACTGCTGATAAATTTGGTTCTGATTGTTGAATACGGAGGTTCCCGAGGTTGAGTTGTTCTTCCACTTACCACCGTGCCCCATAACCGAAAGGCTAATGAGGTTTAGCGAGTCGATTTCGTAGCTCATCTCTGCCGATCCGAAGCTAAACAGCGCGCTGCCATCGCCATCCGATTTTGTTTCAACGATGTGCTCATTGTTATTGGCAAAGTTTTCTCTCCACGAGTAGCCGTAAGTGCTCTTCTCCTTTCGGTAGTTGGGTCCATAGTTTAACGAGAAGGAAAGCTTACCCACCTTGGCGGTAGTATAAATGTTTCCACCAACGCCGCCAATGTTATCAGCACGAAGGCTAACGCTGCCCATAACACCCTCCAACGTTTTCTTTGCCGTTACGATGTTAATAATACCTCCAACACCTTCGGCGCTATACTTAGAGGAGGGGTTGGTGATAACCTCCACGTTTTTGATGCTATTGGCAGGCATGCCTTTGAGCACGTCCTTGGGGTTGTTGCTCATCAGCGTAGACTCTTTACCGTTTACCAGAATCTTAAAGCTGGATGAACCCTTAAGGGTTATGTTGTCTTCGCCATCAACCGTTATAAGCGGAACCTTACGGAGCATATCCAGCGCATTGGTGGTTTGCGATTCGGGATCGGCTTCGGTATTGTACGATATCTTATCTACGTCAACCTTTACCAGCTGCTTTTGCGCCTGTACAACAACCTGGTCTATTTTGGTGGATGACTCGCTCATTGCAATAGTCCCCAAATTATCCCTTTTAGCCCCAGGCTTTACGCCAAACTTTACTTTAGTGGTATTGTAGCCAACTGCAGTTATGATAAGCTCCCCATGCGTATCATCCTTTAGTGTAAAATCAAAAGCCCCGTTTCCATCGGAAGCCAATCGCTTTAAAACCTTACTCTGTGAATTTTGCACTGTAATGGTAACAAAGGGAACTCCCTTTTTAGATAGAGAATCTACGGCCTTACCGGTTATTTGTATGCTGCCAGAATCGGCAAACGAGCCCAGAGGTAAGCCCCCTACTAGCAAAAGAAAAAAAGTAAACAATCGATACATAACTTATTATTTTGTATTGTCACTAAAAAAATCCGTACGAAGCTGCTTTTTTCAATATGTAAAGCCAACTTTTTTCGATGAACAGCCAGATGCTATGGATAAAAGCTAGCTGTATGCCCAAAAAGTTTGCTCGTGCAAAGCATTAGACTCCCTTTTAAAATATACGTTACACAATTCCCGTATTTTTCACACAATTTACAGATGAAGAACGCTACGGATGGATTGAGAAGTAAGTAGCAGAAAGCCCCTCCTTCGTGCATAACTTCATTTAACGCCTAAAAATGCGCCATAGGCAACCAAGTAAAATAAGTTCACTAATTTTGAGGTTTCCAATGGATCGCAATGTCAGAAAAGAATTCGCAGAAATACATCTCCGTAAAGGGAGCAAGAGTACATAACCTCAAAAATATCGACGTAGATATACCCCGTAATAAGCTGGTAGTGGTAACAGGTCTATCGGGTTCGGGGAAATCGACCCTCGCGTTCGATACCATCTTTGCCGAAGGGCAGCGCCGCTACGTGGAGAGCCTATCGGCCTATGCGCGCCAGTTTCTTGGGCGCGTTAACAAGCCCGATGTCGACAATATCACCGGTATACCTCCGGCAATTGCCATCGAGCAAAAGGTAAACACCCGCAACCCGCGCTCAACTGTTGGGACTTCTACCGAAGTGTACGACTACATTAAGCTGCTGTATGCCCGCATTGGTAAAACCTACTCGCCCATAAGCGGAGAGGAGGTTAAGGCGCACTCGGTTTCCGATGTGGTAGACTTTATCGTTAGTCAACCCGAGGGGACGCGCATGCAGATTATGTCGCCGTTTTGCTACGATGCCCAAACTGGCGTAATTTCGAAGCTGACCCTGCTGATGAAGGAGGGTTTGCAGCGCCTAGAGGTTAACGGCGAGCCCATGCGCATTGAGGAGGTTATAAAGAATGCTGATAGCATCGACCCCAGCACCATCTTTGTTATTATCGACCGTATTGCAGCTAGCACGGACGAGGATTCGGTGAGCCGCTTTGGCGACTCGGTTCAAACGGCATTTGGCGAAGGCAATGGGAAGGCAGTGGTTAAGGTATTCCCATCAGAAGGCGAACCATTTGTAGAGCACTTCTCGAACCTATTCGAGGCTGATGGCATGCAGTTCGAGGAGCCCAACGTGCATATGTTTAGCTTCAACAGTCCTCTTGGGGCTTGCCCTAAGTGTGAGGGCTACGGTAAGGTGATTGGTATCGACGAAGATCTGGTTATTCCCAACAAGACGCTTTCGGTTTACGACGATGCTGTTGCCCCCTGGCGCGGCGAAGGTATGAAGGTTTGGAAGGAGGAGCTCATCTACAATGCTGCTCACTTCGATTTCCCCATACATCGCCCCTACTGCGACCTTTCACCCGAGCAGAAGAGGCTACTTTGGAAGGGGAACAGCCACTTTACGGGTATTGATGGATTCTTCGAATATCTTGAAGAGAAAAAATATAAGATACAGTACCGCGTAATGCTATCGCGGTACATGGGCAAGACCATTTGCCCTGTTTGCAACGGTGCAAGGCTAAAGCCAGAGGCCGGATACGTAAAGATTGGGAACACGACCATCAGCGAACTGGTGCTGATGCCTATCGACGAGCTGAATGTCTTCTTTAACCGACTGGAACTCGACGAGCACCAGTCCAAAGTGGCCAAGCGCTTGCTGGTCGAAATCCGCAACCGACTACAGTTCCTAACCGATGTTGGCTTAGGATACCTAACGCTCAACCGTCTATCGTCAACCCTTTCGGGTGGCGAGTCGCAGCGCATTAACCTGGCGACATCGCTGGGAAGCAGCCTGGTTGGATCGCTATACATACTGGATGAGCCTAGCATTGGCCTCCATCCGCGCGATACCAACCGCCTGATAAAGGTACTGAAGCAGCTGCGCGACCTAGGTAACTCGGTTATTGTAGTGGAGCACGAGGAGGAGATTATGCGTGCTGCCGACGAGATTATCGATATTGGCCCAATGGCCGGACAGCATGGAGGCGAGGTGGTATTCCAAGGCCCACATACCAAGCTACCCGAGGCCGAACGTTCGCTTACAGCAAAGTATCTGTTGGGTATCGAAAAGATTCCTGTACCAGCAGTACATCGCCGATCGAGCAGCTACATCGAGGTGCAACGTGCAGCAGAGAATAACCTTAAGAACGTTTCGGTAAGGTTTCCTCTGGGCGTTATGACGGCCGTTACGGGTGTCAGCGGATCGGGAAAATCAACCTTAGTGCGAACCATCCTCCATCCGGCGCTTAACCGAGCCATAATGGGTACGGGCGACAAGCCGGGAAGGCATCAAGGGCTTACCGGAGACATCAAAATGATTAAGGGCGTAGAGATGGTAGACCAAAATCCTATTGGGAAATCGTCGCGCTCGAACCCGGTTACCTACATCAAAGCCTACGACGAAATCCGTAAGCTGTTCGCCGACCAGCAGTACGCCAAGCAGAATGGCTTTACCCCATCGCACTTCTCGTTTAACATCGACGGTGGCCGATGCGAGGAGTGCCAAGGCGAGGGCGTTATTAAGGTGGAGATGCAGTTTATGGCCGATGTTACCCTTGTGTGCGAGAGCTGCGGCGGCAAGCGCTTCAAGCAGGAGGTGCTGGAGGTGCGCTACAAGGATAAATCGATATACGATATTCTGGAGATGACCGTAGACGAGGCCATCCTCTTCTTCGGAAGCCAGGACAACAGCACCGCCAAAAGGGTAGCCGAAAAGCTACAGCCGCTTCAGGATGTAGGCTTAGGCTACGTTAGGTTGGGACAGTCGTCGAGCACCCTGTCGGGCGGAGAGGCGCAGCGTATCAAGCTGGCATCGTTCCTATCCAAGGATAGCAGCAACGGGCCAATCCTCTTTATCTTCGACGAGCCAACCACCGGACTCCACTTCCACGACATCCGTAAGCTGCTCGATGCCTTTCAGGCGCTGCTGGCCAACGGCCATACGATCATCATCGTAGAGCATAACATGGATGTTATTAAGTGCGCCGACTGGGTGATAGACCTCGGTCCCGAAGGTGGCGAAAAGGGTGGAAACATCGTCTTTGAAGGCAAGCCAGAGGAGCTAGCCATGAGGAAAGGCCTCCATACCGGAAGATTTTTGGCAGAACATATTAAGTAGGAGTTAAACGAAGTTATTCCAGAAGTTAGAAGAAGTTAGAAGAAGAAATACAAGCCCTGAAAGGGCGTAATCATAAAGCCTGGCCTGTAAGGGCTAGGCGGAAATAACATAAGAGACCATCAATGGA
Protein-coding sequences here:
- a CDS encoding TonB-dependent receptor domain-containing protein is translated as MYRLFTFFLLLVGGLPLGSFADSGSIQITGKAVDSLSKKGVPFVTITVQNSQSKVLKRLASDGNGAFDFTLKDDTHGELIITAVGYNTTKVKFGVKPGAKRDNLGTIAMSESSTKIDQVVVQAQKQLVKVDVDKISYNTEADPESQTTNALDMLRKVPLITVDGEDNITLKGSSSFKILVNGKESTLMSNNPKDVLKGMPANSIKNVEVITNPSSKYSAEGVGGIINIVTAKKTLEGVMGSVSLRADNIGGVGGNIYTTAKVGKLSFSLNYGPNYRKEKSTYGYSWRENFANNNEHIVETKSDGDGSALFSFGSAEMSYEIDSLNLISLSVMGHGGKWKNNSTSGTSVFNNQNQIYQQYGQITDYERSFGAISGNLDYQRSFKKPDKLFTVSYKLEYNPMGTDNRYETDGIVNYQDQKRFSENDAASYENTFQIDFVNPFTSKHQLEVGAKYILRTNPSETFNYNDVNGAWVEDATRYGKLDYTQNIVAGYVGYLYKIKKMSFKTGFRVEGAYTDADSKQGIKSTSFSSDLTNLIPYLTLSYSLGEASSLKLNYTQRLQRPGIWYLNPYVDDSDPKMISYGNPELETEKVHSFDLGYSLFTSKVNLELSAYSQLNDNAIQRVMFADKNNPNIFVSTYENSGVNNTYGFSLFGSYRPTPKLSLNLEGDASYSLMERNVMNDIKIKNEGWNYNGSGSIRWTCIDGLTLSGYIGGYSGWLQLQGKSGGFIYNGISVRKDLLKKKLNISVSVNSPFQKYRTWESDMSDASFRSHSERKMLYRTFSFGISYRFGKMGAMVKKAKRSISNDDVKSGGDNGGNSGGGGK
- the uvrA gene encoding excinuclease ABC subunit UvrA — its product is MSEKNSQKYISVKGARVHNLKNIDVDIPRNKLVVVTGLSGSGKSTLAFDTIFAEGQRRYVESLSAYARQFLGRVNKPDVDNITGIPPAIAIEQKVNTRNPRSTVGTSTEVYDYIKLLYARIGKTYSPISGEEVKAHSVSDVVDFIVSQPEGTRMQIMSPFCYDAQTGVISKLTLLMKEGLQRLEVNGEPMRIEEVIKNADSIDPSTIFVIIDRIAASTDEDSVSRFGDSVQTAFGEGNGKAVVKVFPSEGEPFVEHFSNLFEADGMQFEEPNVHMFSFNSPLGACPKCEGYGKVIGIDEDLVIPNKTLSVYDDAVAPWRGEGMKVWKEELIYNAAHFDFPIHRPYCDLSPEQKRLLWKGNSHFTGIDGFFEYLEEKKYKIQYRVMLSRYMGKTICPVCNGARLKPEAGYVKIGNTTISELVLMPIDELNVFFNRLELDEHQSKVAKRLLVEIRNRLQFLTDVGLGYLTLNRLSSTLSGGESQRINLATSLGSSLVGSLYILDEPSIGLHPRDTNRLIKVLKQLRDLGNSVIVVEHEEEIMRAADEIIDIGPMAGQHGGEVVFQGPHTKLPEAERSLTAKYLLGIEKIPVPAVHRRSSSYIEVQRAAENNLKNVSVRFPLGVMTAVTGVSGSGKSTLVRTILHPALNRAIMGTGDKPGRHQGLTGDIKMIKGVEMVDQNPIGKSSRSNPVTYIKAYDEIRKLFADQQYAKQNGFTPSHFSFNIDGGRCEECQGEGVIKVEMQFMADVTLVCESCGGKRFKQEVLEVRYKDKSIYDILEMTVDEAILFFGSQDNSTAKRVAEKLQPLQDVGLGYVRLGQSSSTLSGGEAQRIKLASFLSKDSSNGPILFIFDEPTTGLHFHDIRKLLDAFQALLANGHTIIIVEHNMDVIKCADWVIDLGPEGGEKGGNIVFEGKPEELAMRKGLHTGRFLAEHIK